The DNA sequence attttcacatataatatattattatttttaataattataataaataatgtcacatagtaaaaaaaaaatagtattgtaAAAGTAGAAgccatataatatattatatttgaaaataaattaactaaaataatggtaaaaaaataataatatattcaaTGTCATTACTATAATATATTCAAATGGTTTGATTTGGTGCGCGACACCTCTGCGATAAGCGACTTTCTTACACTAATGTAAGCAGGGGAGCCTCGACTCCTTTGATCCTTCGTAGGAGTGTAAATGAATCAAAACGGATCTGATTGGTAGCGTACTTTGTTTCCAAATTAACATTCACGGTAACGGTGTTGGTCCTGCaaacattaataaataatttatataaaaatttaaatagaaatatttgtaagagttttttttttttttttcatttcactGTCTCACCATTTTTTGAACATTTTCCTTCAAGCTAGTTCATGATAACtcattcttttcttctttcttgaTTCTGATCGTTCCGAATTTGGGTCACAATAGATttgaaaagattttttttttcagaagaGAGAATGTGAGAGAAAAAAAGGAGTACCAATATAGGTAGATGGTGTGATATTTATACAGAGGgagaaaatatattaattaatataaatattatttaaaaagaaataatagaataattatGGGGGAGGTTTGTTtgttaatcaataaatgaatcctgtatctatatatataagaaaaaagaagaagataatTTTGAAAAGTGATGGCTTTACAGATGGCTTAGTTTAAGTCCTAGATATAAAGAATGCGTataaaaacttttaaaattaaaactgtTTCCTTAATTCATGATGATATTTATAagcataattaaaaatatccagcttcttcaaaaaaaatatatatatataacaataatttaaataaaattcaattaacTTTTAAATAGGAAAcacatgtatatttatattcatttaaTATACACGTATATTACTTTAATTCAAATTcatatttaaacaaaaaaaataccattACTATAATGTATATTCAATTGCACCAAAAGAAAAATTTTTTTGCTCAATAAGAATCATCGATACTGGACTGAATGATAGGCGTATTTAAGTCCATAGTGAAATAAAGGAAGTGGCTCGTTATATTCATATAATTAAAAGCTGCTCTTACTATGGCACTGCATTTCACACACAGCCTAAAATTACATTGccgagacaaaaaaaaaaagaaaggctCCAGTATCGTACCGATTGTTACATACGGTGCACTCAAACAGGGATTGGAACACGCGAAGGTGAAGAAAGCCATGGACGCTATGAGAAGGATATTTTGTTTCTCTCTTCAGCTCTGCACATGATCCGCACATATGAAGAAGCAATTACATTTTGTGCAGCCATAAAGAGCAGCTTATTGTTTCTCTTAATTTTTAGCATAATTGGTTATTTTTGGGATGTTAACGGaatgtgtgttttttttaataaagtaatGTTATGTTAACGGAATATgtgttttttttgaataaatttttgttaaaaaaaataatataaattaattgggAATATTCTGTCggaatgtgtattttttttaataaaataatgttatgTTAACGGAATGTGtgttttttgaataaatttttgttaaaaaaataatataaattaattgggaatattctgttaaagttaacgGAGGAAACAAAACAACATCGTTAAACTAAGAATTGCCGtgagatagacacttttaatatataaagatatgtaTTTAAAGATTTTACGtttgatttattaaataaacaaattttaagtcaagtcaattttattttattttattatttgtttttttgagAAACAAAAGGCTGATACAAGAAAACGCAAATGAACCAATACAGCCTAGAAAGGAGGCTAAGATAAAGCTGCCTAGTCTTCATCTCGCAACCTGAGAGCTAACTTCGCAAGGGAGTGGGCATTGCCGTTGCGCTGACGGGAAACATGCAGCAAAGGAGCTTCAGGGAATCTGGAGAGGAAGGTTCTGATCTGTTGGATAAGAGTAGACATTGAAGAGTAGTCGTGCCAATTACCATTCACCTTAGAGACAAGGTTAAGACAATcagaaaaaataaatcttggggTCAAATTGGAAGTTATACACAATTGGAGCCCTTCATGAAGAGCTTGAGTTTCAGCAAAAATTGGAGAAGAGGCCCCTGGTTTGAAAATCCTTGCAGAtttttgaatatgagacaggcCCTGCATGAAAACCATCCCAATACCTGTGGCTGGTGCATTAGTACTCAAGGCAGCATCAACAAATAGAGCAGGGGTCGATGGAAGCAAAAGGTGATCCAAGTCAGCTGAGGAATGGTTATGAGCCATGTTGGAAATAGAGGATTGAATTTGAGCATCCTGGTAATCCTGAAGAAAACTTGAGACAAAATCTTGAACATTATCAATTACACTGGGTTTTTGAAAGAGACGGGCATTCCTGATATTCCATATTTGCCAAATTACACCAAAAAACAGGGGAAGGTCAGCTCTGGGAGTTAAGGTAAGACTATGAAGATAAAATTCCCTAATATCAAGCCTACGGTAGTCGACAAAAAACTGCTTAAACTTAGAGTGATGCCAAATGGTTTTTACTCTGGCACAGTGAAGAAGAGCATGAGAGACCGACTCTGCACTTCCCCCACAAAATGAACAGCAAGAGCTTGGGATAGTATGCTTGTGGAAGAGGTTGAGAGCACAAGGAAGAAGATGGTTAAAAGCCTTCCAGGTGAAATGCTTGATTTTAGGAGGAAGGTTCAAAGTCTAGAGGGTTTTCCACCAATCCTTAAAAGGGTTAGGATCATAAGAGGAGGGAGAAATGGTGAAGGCAGTGGACTGGGCAAGGTGGTAAGCAGAATTGACTGTGAGAATGTCGGAGTGATGAAAGCCCCAAATGAGGGAATCAGTGGGTCCAAGATCCAAAGGAATATTGAGAACAACATTGGCTTGATAGGTAGGAAGAAACTGGTGCAGTTTTTCAGTATTCCAGGTCCTGTCAGGGTTAACAAAAAAAGAAACAGTGGCGAGAGAAGGTTCAATGGGTTGAAGAATGGTTGGATGGGAGATTTGGGGGATCCAATTAGGAGCAGAGATAGGGATATCACTGCCTAAACAGATTTTCCAGATGAGACCTTTTTTGAGGAGTTGGGAACCCCAAAGAAGGCTTCTCCAGGTAAAGGAAGGATTGTGGCCATTTGGGGCATGGAGAAAATCAGTATGCTTAAAGTAACGAGCTTTAAGAAGAGAATGGAGCAGGGAATCAGGAGTAGACCAGATCCGCCAAGCCTGCTTAGCCAGAAGGGCTTGGTTATGAGAAGTAAGAGAACGAAAACCCAAACCTCCAAAGAATTTAGAGGCAGAAAGGGCAGACCAATTCCTCCAGTGAATTTTCCTCTTATCAGAAGTAGAGCCCCACCAGAATTCGGCAGTCAAACTTTGAATAGAAACACAGGTGGATTTAGGAAGTCTAAAACAAGACATTGCAAAGGAAGGAATTGCCTGAATGACAGATTTGATGAGAGTTTCTTTGCCAGCCCGAGAGAAGAGTTTATCATTCCAAACATTAAGTTTAGATGAAACTTTCTGAATGAGGTAATGGAAGATAGAATTTTTAACCCTACCAACACAATGAGGAACTCCAAGATATTTACTAATGAAACCTTCACCATTAAGGAGCAAAGAGGTCCGAAATTTGGATTGGGAATCAGGGGGAGTATTTGGGGAGAAGAGAATGGAAGATTTGTCCCTATTGACAGATTGGCCTGAAGCTTGGAAGTACAGAAGCAAAATACTATTTATAGCCTCTGAAGATTGAGGGGAAACAGGCACAAATAACATACTGTCATCAGCGAAAAGGAGATGGGAAAATGAGGGAGCCCCTCGACAAATTTTAATGCCAGAGAACAGGGCAGCATCCTCATGGAGACGGATGGCTGCAGACAAACCTTCAGCTACAATGAGGAAAAGATATGGTGATAGGGGATCGCCTTGGCGAATGCCTCGGGAGGAAGAAAACACATTTGATAAATTACCATTTAGAGATAATTGGTAGGTAACTGTGGAAAGACATTTAGAAATAAGGGAGGTAAAACTCGGAGGAGCCTCAATATGATGAAGAAAGTGAGAAATGAAAGACCATTCCACCCGATCAAAAGCTTTTTCCATATCCAGTTTGATGGCAGCCCAACCTAGTTTGCCAGATTTTCTAGAATGAATGGCATGAATGATTTCATTGGCAATAACAATATTATCAGTAATTTGATGGCCAGTGAGAAAAGCACTTTGGTTGGGGCTAATGACAGAGTGAAGAACCGATTTGAGCCGATTAGCCAGGACTTTGGAAAGGCATTTGTACAGAGTATTGTAAAGACTAATTGGTCGAAAATCTCGCACAGTTTTAGAGTTCTTCTTTTTGGGAATAAGGACCAAAATAGTGTTATTGATTGGAGTGATGTCCCCCTGGTTGTTAAGGATGTGGAGGAGGCCCTGACAGAGGTCGGATCCAAGAATATCCCATTTTTTTATGATAAAAGTAGGAATTTAAACCATCGGGACCAGGAGATTTGTCACCAGAGAGACTGAACATGGCTGTTTTTATCTCATCTGCAGTAAACTCCTCAGCAAGGAAAGCAGATTGGGAAGAAGAGAGGGTAGTGGTAACACCCTGGAGAATGGAGGAAATAGCAGATGGAGAAACTCCTTGAGAGCAAAGAAGGTCAGTATAGTAGGAATGGAATTGAGTGAAAATGGTCTCAGTGTCATGGGTGATAGAACCATTAGGGAGGGTTAAACCACGAATGTAATTATTGCGTTTACGATTATAGGCTTTTTGATGGAAAAACCTAGTATTTTTATCCCCAGAACGAAGCCAATCAACCCTGGATCGTTGTTTCCAAAAGATTTCTTCTTTTAGGAGAAGTCTGTTAAGCTCAGATTGGAGGTGGGAAATTTGTTGAGCAGAATGAGGAGCAAGCTTATCATAATTCAACAAGTGATCAAGTTCAGCCTGCGTTCTAGCAATTTGGAGTTTAAAAGATGGCTGAGAAGCTTGCCAGTCCTTAATGTTGGAGAGGCATTCAGATtgttttttaagaaaaagttGTAAAGGGGGAAGAGGGGAATAGGAAGAGAGGCACCAGGATTCACGGACCAAGGTTGAGAACGAAGGATCATTGATTAGATAATTCTCAATATGAAAACGGGATTACTTTTGGTGCTTGGAAAAAGTGTCCTCTAATTGGAGTTTCAGGGCTCTGTGGTCAGAGCCATAAAACCCCAAATGAGTGAGAGAGGCATGAGGAAAAAGGCTTTTCCAATTAGAGGAAATCGTGCACCAGTCAAGGCGCTCAAGAATGTGGCCGTGGTGCCAAGTGAACTTGTTCCTAGAATGCGGGAGAGGGGTCATGTTACGAGTATGCAGAAATTTGTGGAAGTGGTGCATGGCATGGGAGGGAGGGGAAGAAGTGGAATTACGATCATTGAAagataaataatcattaaaatcGCCAATTACTAACCAAGGTAAAAGAGGTGCAGTGTCATATaactgattaagaagagtccAAGTAAAAACTTTAGAATCAAGATAAGGAGAACCATAATACCCAGTAAAATGCCAGTTTATATCATTAGAATTATTTATATAACAGTCCACATGGTTAAGAGAGTAAGAGACAACAGTAACATTGATACAGTTGTTCCAAAAAAGCAAAAGACCTCCCCCTAAACCTTGCCTAGGAACTTCtaaaatgtaacaccctaactaacttaggcgtattacgtgatttttaaacgtactgtgcagctcgttgctaatcaacgaggtttatggaaaaacgtgattaattaaaattttgctttttaattaaacttataaaccatattacaaaagactcgggatcccgattataaaatcatttacaaaaaagatttaactgtttaaccattacataaaaaataaaagtcgtctaacgaccagttacaaaaattcagccttgctgtcccgaggatcgtacgctccaggcctaaccgccccgacatgtacaatctcataagctcgctcacggtccatcagctatagccttgcctttacctacacatgaacataaactgtgagtcgacagactcagtaagaaaagcataataatatcaaacataattctaactgccgtgtccaacacgatttcgagtcccgctactgccatgtccaacatggtactgagccactactgccatgtccaacatggtactgagttttgaacgttcatagggacggtactattgacaagtatccttctgatcggtcgaaccggtcatactctggctgctggtcatactccagcctgtaccgacgggataggtcaatagcacggaaccaccaaccaaatgtcagcctgatcggtcgaaccggtcatactccggctgctggtcatactccagcctgtaccgacgtgacagggttggatggttcgaagcctatatacataactaatgtaatctagcaggcttcctacatgcacgctaaacatgtaatctacatatgcatactgttatactaatcttacctggattccgatttcaggtgtgccggtcaacctgactggaactgaagctgagcggcggattactggctcctaaaccataaaaatcacaacgctataagtgacacgctaaatcacttcccggggactaaaactagaaactaaaagtttccctatcgataaaaagcatggcaataccccctaaaacataaaaatgaggaaactagggtttctgaaaattccccaaccggtagaccggttgcccaaccggaattccggttctgggaattactggacacccatccggaattccggttgcacaaccggaattccggttcctcgcaggaatttttcaaaaattcctaactcaaccaaatcaaacccaattggttccaaaccttccagacctgctctaaataccccaaagaacaaatctaaggcatcaaacgaacccagaattcacagatacacaacttgccattaaagctcaagctttgagttctaaactcaaacttgagcaattcccacaaacatgcattcaaacctagttaattctactcaaatatacatgaataagcctctgaaatcaagtaaaatcatacacaacaacccagcaacagattcacaatattttcaccaaaatcacatatttaagcttaaaaatctcaaagctttgaacaacacaactagcatgcttcaaacagctcaattaacatcaattaaacatgctttaaacctcagaaatcaacaaccaaacacaacaataataatgaccacaaaagcatgcattttactcatcttttcaccattttttctcaagaaaacaaaagaggaaaattaagaaacacctaccacaaacaagagttccaaagtgatgatgaatctagctagaaattgatggaaaaacccagccctttgaatcccatgcaccagccgaaatagagagagagaatgagagaaaattctctttttcaaagtttctagtttttttttactaagtgttcaaatgaaAGGAGACAATGAATTTTAATGCATATATCACATTATTTCAGCCAAGataaacaattaaaatatacatttattccaattaataactcacataagacaaaacactaatggggcaaaaagaccattttgccccttcaccacaaaatcacataaatcatgctaaaggggtatttttgggaaattctaaattcccggccattcccgacattcccaatgtctaaaacccgtccccaaattactaacatactaagttgtgatttctactgagccaaacgccgagttccaaataccggacaccggaaatgcaaaatatgaaaaactactgataacacaatcatgcatttctgaattccataaataacagtaataaattatttaaatagctataaataatttcataaaaatcataaacaactgataatttccaaattaactaagcgggctttacaactatccccccccttaaaaggattttgtcctcgaaatctaacctgaataactctggatattgagctctcatatctgactctagctcccaggtggcttcttccaccttactgtttctccagagaaccttgaccaatgctatggtcttattccgaaggactttatcctttctatccaggatctgcactggctgttcctcataggtcatgtctggctgaagctgaagactctcataactgagtatatgagaggggtctgaaacgtattttctcaacattgagacatggaatacgttgtgaatcgtcgataaggctggaggcaatgctaaccgatatgccacttgacctatcttctcgagaatctcgaaaggtcctgtaaatctagggcataacttgcctcttttcccgaaacgtttaatccccttcatcg is a window from the Cannabis sativa cultivar Pink pepper isolate KNU-18-1 chromosome 1, ASM2916894v1, whole genome shotgun sequence genome containing:
- the LOC133035649 gene encoding uncharacterized protein LOC133035649, which encodes MTPLPHSRNKFTWHHGHILERLDWCTISSNWKSLFPHASLTHLGFYGSDHRALKLQLEDTFSKHQKTQAELDHLLNYDKLAPHSAQQISHLQSELNRLLLKEEIFWKQRSRVDWLRSGDKNTRFFHQKAYNRKRNNYIRGLTLPNGSITHDTETIFTQFHSYYTDLLCSQGVSPSAISSILQGVTTTLSSSQSAFLAEEFTADEIKTAMFSLSGDKSPGPDVLANRLKSVLHSVISPNQSAFLTGHQITDNIVIANEIIHAIHSRKSGKLGWAAIKLDMEKAFDRVEWSFISHFLHHIEAPPSFTSLISKCLSTVTYQLSLNGNLSNVFSSSRGIRQGDPLSPYLFLIVAEGLSAAIRLHEDAALFSGIKICRGAPSFSHLLFADDSMLFVPVSPQSSEAINSILLLYFQASGQSVNRDKSSILFSPNTPPDSQSKFRTSLLLNGEGFISKYLGVPHCVGRVKNSIFHYLIQKVSSKLNVWNDKLFSRAGKETLIKSVIQAIPSFAMSCFRLPKSTCVSIQSLTAEFWWGSTSDKRKIHWRNWSALSASKFFGGLGFRSLTSHNQALLAKQAWRIWSTPDSLLHSLLKARYFKHTDFLHAPNGHNPSFTWRSLLWGSQLLKKGLIWKICLGSDIPISAPNWIPQISHPTILQPIEPSLATVSFFVNPDRTWNTEKLHQFLPTYQANVVLNIPLDLGPTDSLIWGFHHSDILTVNSAYHLAQSTAFTISPSSYDPNPFKDWNARLFQKPSVIDNVQDFVSSFLQDYQDAQIQSSISNMAHNHSSADLDHLLLPSTPALFVDAALSTNAPATGIGMVFMQGLSHIQKSARIFKPGASSPIFAETQALHEGLQLCITSNLTPRFIFSDCLNLVSKVNGNWHDYSSMSTLIQQIRTFLSRFPEAPLLHVSRQRNGNAHSLAKLALRLRDED